The DNA segment CCTGAGGTAGGTTCATCATAAAGTATGATTTCTGGGTTTGTAGATATTGCCCTTGCGAGGGAGACTCTTTTTCTCATACCTCCTGATAGTTCTGAAGGATAAAGCTCTTCAATTCCTTTTAATCCGACAAGAGAAAGCTTTTCCTGAGCAAGTTTGTATATCTCTTTCACAGGCATATCTGTATTTTCTAAGAAGTAAAAACCTACATTTTCCCATACTTTTAAGCTGTCAAATAAAGCTCCTTCTTGAAAGAGATAACCCATTTTTTTTCTGAACTCTATGAGTTCCTTTTCTGGTAATTTTGTTATATCTATCCCATCTATTATTATTTCCCCTTTTGTAGGTTTCAAAAGTCCGATAATATGTTTTATGGTAGTACTTTTACCACTTCCGCTTCCCCCCATAAGAACGAAAATCTCTTTTTCTTTTACATCAAAGGATATATTTTTTAAAACTTCCCGATCTCCAAATTTTTTAACTAAGTTTTTTACTATTATTTTTGAGTTCATAAGCAATTATTTTACAGCATATTTACAAATTCAGATATCTCGACAGGTTTTCCGAACAGAAAACCCTGACCATATTTGATATCAAACTTTTTACATCTGTTTGCCTTCTGGTGATTATCTATAAATTCTGCTATCGTAAGTATTTCTAAATCTCTTGATAAAACAGATATTGCCTTGATAACTGCTTGGTATTTTTTATCTGTTATACATTCATTTATTAGAGAACCATCTATTTTCAATATATTAATCGGAACTTTTGATACATAACCAAAAGAAGCATATCCAGCTCCAAAGTCGTCAAGAGCTATCAGTATTTTTTTCTTCTGGGCAATTTCTAACAAGTTTTTAAATACAGAAAAGTTCTGTACAAATGAGTTTTCTGTAATCTCAAGTACAAAATTGATGTTGTTTGTTTTTCTGATCTCTGAAAGCAGGCTGAAAAGTTGTTTTATACTGGAAA comes from the Persephonella hydrogeniphila genome and includes:
- a CDS encoding ABC transporter ATP-binding protein, translating into MNSKIIVKNLVKKFGDREVLKNISFDVKEKEIFVLMGGSGSGKSTTIKHIIGLLKPTKGEIIIDGIDITKLPEKELIEFRKKMGYLFQEGALFDSLKVWENVGFYFLENTDMPVKEIYKLAQEKLSLVGLKGIEELYPSELSGGMRKRVSLARAISTNPEIILYDEPTSGLDPVTSAMIDNLIVNLRNSLGVTSIVVTHDLDSAFGIGDRIAMIHKGKIYAIGTPEEIRKNPDPIVQQFINRKAEGPITEELFKELKSEKLQK